Proteins encoded within one genomic window of Oryza brachyantha chromosome 7, ObraRS2, whole genome shotgun sequence:
- the LOC102705364 gene encoding LOW QUALITY PROTEIN: protein LURP-one-related 3-like (The sequence of the model RefSeq protein was modified relative to this genomic sequence to represent the inferred CDS: inserted 2 bases in 1 codon), with amino-acid sequence MLDHQTNHRLPPHLQSTYSSVGIXFMARVSSFPAPPPSPPLPSSTSEQRKVFTLWMKSLVLNGRGCTVYDSTGSIVYRVDNYGSSCSDNVYLMDLGGKIVLNILKKKLAFGKWEGYKWSGGKRQQEAAGAGAWFTVTRPCSSVLFQRSRRRPPSTCEFRSDGGRAMRYRMDDGCGACPGSGKQQHQAAPACCRIVDEASGAVVAEVKGKLTAGGVALGDDVLALTVEPNVDHALIMGMVLVYGLINHTM; translated from the exons ATGCTAGATCACCAAACAAAccatcgtcttcctcctcatcTTCAAAGCACGTACAGTTCGGTAGGAAT ATTCATGGCAAGGGTCTCCTCTtttccggcgccgccgccgtcgccgccgctgccatcgTCGACGAGCGAGCAGAGGAAGGTGTTCACGCTGTGGATGAAGTCGCTGGTGCTCAACGGCCGCGGCTGCACCGTCTACGACTCCACCGGCAGCATCGTCTACCGTGTCGATAACTATGGCTCCAGTTGCAGCGATAATGTCTACCTCATGGATCTTGGCGGCAAGATCGTCCTGAACATACTCAAGAAG AAGCTTGCATTCGGCAAGTGGGAAGGGTACAAATGGAGCGGCGGCAAGAGGCAGCAGGAGGCCGCCGGTGCAGGGGCGTGGTTCACGGTGACGCGGCCGTGCAGCAGCGTCCTGTTCCAGCGGAGCCGCCGGAGGCCGCCGTCGACGTGCGAGTTCcggagcgacggcggccgcgccaTGCGGTACAGGATGGACGACGGCTGCGGCGCCTGCCCCGGATCCGGAAAGCAGCAGCAccaggcggcgccggcgtgctgCAGGATCGTCGACGAGGCCAGCGGCGCCGTGGTCGCGGAGGTGAAGGGGAAGCTGACGGCGGGCGGGGTGGCGCTGGGAGACGACGTGCTCGCGCTGACGGTGGAGCCCAACGTCGACCACGCGCTCATCATGGGGATGGTGCTCGTTTACGGCCTCATCAACCACACCATGTGA